In the genome of Gloeotrichia echinulata CP02, one region contains:
- a CDS encoding iron-sulfur cluster assembly accessory protein encodes MIHLSPAAASEIGRLKLKQQNKVVFRLAVKPGGCSGWFYDMSFEQSENVSDVSLRIFDVNGIQVAIDAESIDLVNGLKVDYSEDLMGGGFRFDNPQAIATCGCGNSFAISPWSLVISH; translated from the coding sequence ATGATTCATCTGAGTCCAGCCGCAGCCAGTGAGATCGGGCGCTTAAAGTTAAAGCAGCAGAACAAGGTTGTGTTTCGATTGGCAGTTAAACCTGGTGGCTGTTCCGGGTGGTTTTATGATATGTCATTTGAGCAATCGGAAAATGTGAGCGATGTAAGCCTACGCATTTTTGACGTGAACGGTATCCAAGTAGCCATAGATGCCGAAAGTATAGATTTAGTTAATGGTTTGAAGGTGGATTATTCAGAAGATCTGATGGGCGGTGGTTTTCGCTTTGACAATCCCCAGGCGATCGCCACCTGTGGCTGTGGTAATTCCTTTGCAATTAGTCCTTGGTCATTGGTCATTAGTCATTAG
- the rpsL gene encoding 30S ribosomal protein S12, giving the protein MPTIQQLIRSEREKARQKTKSPALKQCPQRRGVCTRVYTTTPKKPNSALRKVARVRLTSGFEVTAYIPGIGHNLQEHSVVMIRGGRVKDLPGVRYHIIRGTLDTAGVKDRKQGRSKYGTKRPKAAKK; this is encoded by the coding sequence ATGCCAACCATACAGCAGCTAATACGTAGTGAACGCGAAAAAGCGCGTCAAAAAACCAAGTCCCCTGCCCTGAAGCAGTGCCCCCAGCGTCGGGGGGTTTGCACCAGAGTGTACACGACCACACCTAAAAAGCCTAACTCAGCGTTACGCAAAGTAGCAAGAGTCAGGCTAACATCTGGATTTGAAGTCACAGCTTACATTCCAGGCATTGGTCACAACTTGCAAGAGCATTCAGTTGTGATGATTCGCGGCGGTCGGGTTAAGGACTTACCAGGCGTGAGATACCACATTATCCGTGGCACGTTAGATACAGCCGGAGTCAAAGACCGCAAGCAAGGTCGTTCCAAATATGGAACCAAGCGTCCAAAAGCAGCGAAAAAATAG
- the rpsG gene encoding 30S ribosomal protein S7: protein MSRRGVIQRRPVPPDSVYNSRLVSMIIRRIMRHGKKSLAARIVYDALKTIEERTGAAAIETFERAVRNATPLVEVKARRVGGATYQVPMEVRSDRGTTLALRWLVQFSRSRPGRTMAGKLANELMDAANETGNAIRKREETHRMAEANKAFAHYRY from the coding sequence ATGTCTCGTCGTGGTGTTATTCAAAGGCGTCCAGTTCCGCCTGACTCTGTATATAATAGTCGCCTTGTTAGTATGATCATCAGGCGGATCATGCGTCATGGCAAGAAATCACTTGCCGCACGGATTGTGTATGATGCCTTAAAAACTATTGAAGAACGCACTGGTGCTGCTGCCATAGAAACCTTTGAAAGGGCAGTACGCAATGCAACTCCGTTAGTAGAAGTAAAAGCCCGCCGAGTCGGTGGAGCGACCTACCAAGTACCAATGGAAGTGCGTTCAGATCGGGGTACAACCCTAGCACTACGTTGGCTGGTGCAATTTTCCAGATCTAGACCAGGGCGGACAATGGCGGGTAAATTGGCTAATGAGTTAATGGACGCTGCCAACGAAACCGGGAATGCCATTCGCAAGAGAGAAGAAACTCATCGCATGGCGGAAGCGAACAAAGCCTTTGCTCATTATCGTTACTAA
- the fusA gene encoding elongation factor G — protein sequence MARTIPLEKVRNIGIAAHIDAGKTTTTERILFYSGIIHKIGEVHEGTAVTDWMEQERERGITITAAAISTSWKDHQINIIDTPGHVDFTIEVERSMRVLDGVIAVFCSVGGVQPQSETVWRQADRYKVPRIAFVNKMDRTGANFYKVHEQMRDRLRANAIAIQLPIGSETDFQGIVDLVRQRAYIYANDQGTDIQETDIPEEMQAQVEEYRTKLIEAVAETNDTLMAKYFEGEELTEDEVRTALRQGTIAGTIVPVLCGSAFKNKGVQLMLDAVVDYLPAPSEVPPIQGLLPNGDAVERRADDNEPLAALAFKIMADPYGRLTFVRVYSGVLKKGSYILNASKNKKERISRLVLMKADDRQDVDELRAGDLGAALGLKDTLTGDTICDDGSPVILESLFIPEPVISVAVEPKTKNDMDKLSKALQSLSEEDPTFRVRVDPETNQTVIAGMGELHLEILVDRMLREFKVEANVGAPQVAYRETIRKTVTNVEGKFIRQSGGKGQYGHVVINLEPGEPGTGFEFVSKIVGGVVPKEYVGPAEQGMKESCESGILAGYPLIDVKATLIHGSYHDVDSSEMAFKIAGSMAMKEAVLKASPVLLEPMMKVEVEVPEDFIGNVIGDLISRRGQIESQSTEQGLAKVASKVPLASMFGYATDIRSKTQGRGIFTMEFSHYEEVPRSVAETIIAKSKGNA from the coding sequence GTGGCACGTACGATCCCGCTAGAAAAAGTACGCAATATCGGTATTGCGGCGCATATAGATGCGGGCAAGACAACGACAACAGAGAGAATATTGTTTTACTCTGGGATAATTCATAAAATTGGCGAAGTTCATGAAGGAACTGCCGTCACCGACTGGATGGAACAAGAGCGGGAGCGGGGAATTACCATCACCGCTGCGGCAATTAGTACCAGCTGGAAAGATCATCAAATTAACATTATCGATACTCCTGGCCACGTTGACTTCACAATTGAAGTAGAGCGTTCCATGCGCGTGTTGGATGGTGTAATCGCAGTATTTTGTTCAGTGGGTGGCGTCCAACCACAATCAGAAACAGTGTGGCGACAAGCAGACCGCTACAAAGTACCACGGATAGCCTTTGTCAACAAAATGGATCGCACAGGAGCGAACTTCTATAAAGTTCACGAGCAAATGCGCGATCGCCTGCGGGCTAATGCCATTGCCATTCAGCTGCCAATCGGTAGTGAAACCGACTTCCAAGGCATCGTTGATCTTGTCCGTCAGCGTGCGTATATTTACGCAAACGACCAAGGTACTGATATTCAGGAAACTGATATCCCGGAAGAAATGCAAGCCCAGGTAGAAGAATACCGCACCAAGCTAATAGAAGCGGTGGCGGAAACTAATGATACCCTGATGGCTAAGTATTTCGAGGGCGAAGAACTTACAGAAGACGAGGTTCGTACTGCCCTGCGTCAAGGCACAATTGCGGGGACAATCGTACCGGTACTTTGTGGTTCGGCATTCAAAAACAAAGGTGTACAGCTGATGCTGGATGCCGTTGTCGATTACCTACCAGCGCCAAGTGAAGTACCGCCAATTCAAGGACTCCTGCCAAATGGGGATGCTGTCGAGCGGCGAGCTGATGACAACGAACCCCTAGCGGCTCTGGCGTTTAAGATTATGGCTGACCCTTACGGTCGGCTGACATTTGTTCGCGTTTATTCTGGTGTGCTGAAAAAGGGTAGCTACATCCTCAACGCTAGTAAGAACAAAAAAGAACGGATTTCCCGTTTAGTTCTGATGAAAGCAGATGACCGACAAGATGTCGATGAACTGCGGGCGGGTGATTTGGGAGCAGCCCTAGGATTGAAAGACACCTTGACAGGTGACACGATTTGTGATGACGGATCGCCAGTGATTCTGGAATCTCTATTCATTCCTGAGCCTGTCATCTCGGTGGCGGTTGAACCCAAAACCAAGAACGACATGGACAAGTTGTCCAAGGCTCTGCAATCTCTCTCAGAAGAAGACCCAACCTTCCGTGTCCGCGTTGACCCAGAAACTAACCAAACTGTAATTGCCGGGATGGGAGAACTCCACCTGGAAATTCTGGTAGACCGGATGTTACGCGAATTCAAAGTGGAAGCTAACGTTGGTGCGCCACAAGTAGCTTACCGCGAAACGATTCGCAAAACAGTCACCAACGTGGAAGGCAAGTTTATCCGTCAAAGTGGTGGTAAAGGTCAATATGGTCACGTTGTGATCAATTTGGAGCCAGGAGAACCAGGTACGGGTTTTGAATTCGTCTCTAAAATTGTCGGCGGCGTAGTACCAAAAGAGTACGTCGGTCCTGCGGAACAAGGTATGAAAGAAAGCTGTGAATCTGGTATTTTAGCTGGATATCCGCTAATTGACGTGAAAGCAACGCTGATTCACGGCTCATACCACGATGTGGACTCTTCGGAAATGGCTTTCAAAATTGCCGGCTCAATGGCAATGAAGGAAGCTGTGCTGAAAGCTTCACCGGTACTCTTAGAGCCTATGATGAAAGTTGAGGTGGAAGTTCCTGAAGACTTTATCGGGAACGTCATTGGTGACCTCATCTCCCGCCGGGGGCAGATTGAAAGCCAAAGCACTGAACAAGGACTTGCTAAAGTGGCATCCAAAGTTCCACTAGCGAGCATGTTCGGCTACGCCACGGATATCCGGTCGAAGACCCAAGGTCGGGGTATCTTCACGATGGAGTTCAGCCACTACGAAGAGGTGCCTCGCAGCGTAGCTGAAACTATCATCGCCAAAAGCAAAGGGAACGCTTAA
- the tuf gene encoding elongation factor Tu: MARAKFERNKPHINIGTVGHVDHGKTTLTAAITMTLAAMGQAVAKGYDQIDNAPEEKARGITINTAHVEYETAQRHYAHVDCPGHADYVKNMITGAAQMDGGILVVAATDGPMPQTREHILLAKQVGVPSLVVFLNKEDMMDDEELLELVELELRELLTSYDFDGDNIPIVKGSGLQALQAMTANPKTQRGENPWVDKIYQLMDAVDSYIPTPERDIDKPFLMAVEDVFSITGRGTVATGRIERGKVKVGDNVELVGIRDTRATTVTGIEMFKKSLDEGQAGDNAGVLLRGIQKADIERGMVIAQPKSITPHTQFEGEVYVLTEKEGGRKTPFFAGYRPQFYVRTTDVTGTIKAFTADDGSEVEMVMPGDRIKVTVELINPIAIEQGMRFAIREGGRTIGAGVVSKILDTKPAK; the protein is encoded by the coding sequence ATGGCACGCGCAAAGTTTGAAAGGAATAAACCCCACATAAATATCGGTACTGTTGGCCACGTTGACCACGGTAAAACTACATTGACAGCAGCCATCACTATGACCTTGGCGGCTATGGGTCAGGCTGTAGCTAAAGGCTACGACCAAATCGATAACGCGCCAGAAGAAAAGGCACGGGGTATCACCATCAATACCGCTCACGTAGAGTATGAAACCGCACAACGGCACTATGCTCACGTAGACTGTCCCGGACACGCTGACTACGTGAAGAACATGATCACCGGTGCAGCGCAAATGGATGGAGGTATCCTCGTAGTCGCTGCTACTGATGGTCCTATGCCCCAAACCCGCGAACACATCCTGTTAGCAAAACAGGTAGGCGTTCCCAGCTTGGTGGTCTTCTTGAACAAAGAAGACATGATGGATGACGAAGAACTGTTGGAACTAGTGGAACTAGAACTGCGGGAATTGCTGACTAGTTATGATTTTGATGGTGACAATATTCCCATTGTCAAAGGATCAGGTCTGCAAGCTCTCCAAGCAATGACCGCTAATCCCAAGACCCAACGGGGTGAAAATCCCTGGGTAGATAAGATATACCAACTGATGGACGCTGTAGATTCCTACATCCCCACCCCAGAGCGGGATATAGATAAGCCCTTCTTGATGGCGGTAGAAGACGTGTTCTCCATCACAGGTCGTGGTACAGTCGCTACCGGTCGGATTGAGCGTGGTAAGGTCAAAGTTGGTGATAACGTCGAATTAGTAGGCATTAGAGACACTCGCGCTACCACCGTTACCGGGATCGAGATGTTTAAAAAGAGTCTCGATGAAGGTCAAGCAGGGGATAATGCAGGTGTACTATTGCGGGGGATTCAGAAAGCTGATATTGAACGGGGAATGGTAATCGCCCAACCCAAGTCAATTACCCCTCACACTCAATTTGAAGGTGAAGTGTACGTGCTAACCGAAAAAGAAGGTGGTCGGAAAACACCATTTTTCGCCGGCTACCGTCCCCAGTTCTATGTCCGGACAACAGATGTAACCGGCACAATCAAAGCCTTCACCGCTGATGACGGTAGCGAGGTGGAAATGGTTATGCCAGGCGATCGCATCAAAGTGACAGTAGAATTGATCAACCCCATCGCTATTGAGCAAGGGATGCGCTTTGCGATTCGTGAAGGTGGTCGCACCATCGGTGCTGGTGTCGTTTCTAAAATCCTCGATACCAAACCGGCTAAATAG
- the rpsJ gene encoding 30S ribosomal protein S10 — protein MATLQQQKIRIRLQAFDRRLLDTSCEKIVDTANRTNATAIGPIPLPTKRKIYCVLRSPHVDKDSREHFETRTHRRIIDIYQPSSKTIDALMKLDLPSGVDIEVKL, from the coding sequence ATGGCTACTCTACAGCAGCAGAAGATACGAATTCGTTTACAGGCTTTTGACCGCCGCTTGTTGGATACATCTTGCGAGAAGATTGTAGACACCGCTAACCGCACCAACGCTACAGCCATAGGACCGATTCCTTTACCCACCAAACGTAAGATCTACTGCGTATTGCGATCGCCTCACGTAGATAAAGATTCCCGCGAACACTTTGAAACCCGCACCCATCGCCGGATTATTGACATTTACCAGCCTTCCTCGAAAACGATTGATGCGCTGATGAAACTAGATTTGCCATCTGGTGTGGATATCGAAGTCAAATTGTAA
- a CDS encoding LON peptidase substrate-binding domain-containing protein, whose product MTSSSKIAVRELPLFPLPEVVLFPSRPLPLHIFEFRYRIMMNTILESDRRFGVLMVDPIQGTIANVGCCAEIIHYQRLPDDRIKMLTLGQQRFRVLEYVREKPYRVGLVEWIEDQPPTKDLRPLAAEVEQLLGDVVRLSAKLTEQNIELPEDLPDLPTELSYWVASNLYGVAAEQQLLLEMRDTTARLEREAEILTSTRNHLAARTVLKDTFN is encoded by the coding sequence ATGACATCCTCTTCTAAAATTGCAGTTCGCGAACTACCTCTGTTCCCGTTACCCGAAGTAGTTCTGTTTCCCAGCCGACCATTACCCCTGCATATCTTTGAATTTCGCTACCGAATCATGATGAACACGATTTTAGAGAGCGATCGCAGGTTTGGGGTGTTGATGGTCGATCCAATTCAAGGAACAATTGCCAACGTTGGTTGCTGCGCTGAAATTATTCATTACCAGCGGCTGCCAGATGACCGGATAAAAATGTTAACTTTGGGACAACAAAGATTCCGTGTTTTAGAGTATGTTCGCGAAAAACCTTACCGCGTTGGTTTGGTCGAGTGGATTGAAGACCAGCCCCCCACTAAGGATTTACGACCTTTAGCCGCTGAGGTAGAGCAACTGCTGGGGGATGTTGTGCGTCTCTCAGCCAAGTTAACTGAACAAAATATTGAACTCCCAGAAGATTTACCCGATCTGCCAACAGAGCTATCATATTGGGTAGCAAGTAACCTCTACGGTGTCGCCGCAGAGCAACAACTATTACTAGAAATGCGAGACACTACCGCTCGTTTAGAACGGGAAGCAGAAATTTTGACTTCCACTCGCAATCATTTGGCCGCTCGTACCGTCCTGAAAGATACGTTTAATTAG
- the pheA gene encoding prephenate dehydratase, protein MTLSIAHLGPPGTYAEQAAVFYVNWLTKNQGIEGILCPYPSISQSLQAVVQGEAQLAVVPVENSIEGSVTMTMDALWQLDSLRIQLALVMPIAHMLISTATSLDGIKTVYSHPQALAQCQGWLGQFLPTVQLIPTNSTTEALQGLEQDLTVAAIASSRAAQLYHLPILARSINDYPENCTRFWVLSHGQTDVDYHVSASNTHTSLAFSVPANVPGALVKPLQIFAQIGINLSRIESRPTKRSLGEYLFFVDLEADTSVTKTQSALAELTTHTEILKVFGSYNVLSISAAN, encoded by the coding sequence ATGACACTATCGATCGCACATTTAGGGCCTCCTGGAACTTACGCGGAACAAGCAGCTGTATTTTATGTGAACTGGCTGACGAAAAATCAAGGCATTGAAGGGATATTATGCCCCTATCCCAGCATATCCCAGTCACTGCAGGCCGTTGTCCAAGGTGAAGCGCAGTTAGCTGTTGTACCAGTAGAAAATTCTATTGAAGGCAGTGTTACCATGACAATGGATGCACTGTGGCAGTTGGACAGTTTACGAATTCAGTTGGCTTTGGTCATGCCCATTGCCCATATGTTAATTTCTACTGCCACTAGTTTAGATGGCATTAAAACTGTTTACTCTCACCCACAAGCTTTGGCACAATGTCAAGGGTGGTTAGGGCAATTTCTCCCGACTGTACAATTAATTCCCACTAACTCTACTACTGAAGCACTACAGGGACTTGAGCAAGACTTAACAGTAGCGGCGATCGCATCTAGCAGAGCGGCTCAACTTTATCACCTGCCGATCCTCGCCCGCAGCATTAACGACTATCCTGAAAATTGTACCCGTTTTTGGGTGCTAAGTCACGGTCAAACAGATGTTGACTACCATGTATCTGCTAGCAATACCCATACTTCTTTAGCTTTCAGTGTACCTGCTAATGTACCGGGGGCGCTGGTCAAACCGTTACAAATATTCGCTCAAATTGGGATTAACCTCAGCAGAATTGAATCTCGCCCGACAAAGCGATCTCTGGGAGAATATTTGTTTTTTGTTGATCTAGAAGCAGACACAAGCGTTACAAAAACGCAATCCGCTTTGGCAGAATTAACCACTCACACAGAAATTTTAAAAGTCTTTGGCAGCTATAATGTTTTGTCAATTAGCGCTGCTAATTAA
- a CDS encoding DUF1997 domain-containing protein, whose translation MVTRFTASQSVEIAVPEQPIPIQHYLRQPQRLVYALVDTSRIQHITEEVFRLKMRPLTFMSLSLQPTVDMRVWAESNGIIYLRSVGCEILGFEYINQRFSLNLSGNLSPYQLSTGTRLQGRADLEVIVDLPPPFSFTPKPILETTGNGLLKSVLLTVKQRLLYQLLADYRHWVVLQTKDKPLGNDGELPILNRS comes from the coding sequence ATGGTTACCCGGTTTACTGCCTCACAATCGGTTGAAATCGCTGTTCCAGAGCAGCCTATTCCCATTCAACACTATTTGCGTCAGCCCCAACGTCTGGTATATGCTTTAGTTGATACCAGTAGAATTCAGCATATTACGGAGGAAGTATTTCGGTTAAAAATGCGACCGTTAACTTTTATGTCACTGAGTCTTCAACCTACTGTAGACATGAGAGTGTGGGCTGAATCAAATGGAATCATTTATTTACGGTCGGTAGGCTGTGAAATTCTGGGTTTTGAGTATATTAACCAGCGCTTTAGTCTGAATTTAAGCGGAAATTTGTCTCCCTATCAGCTAAGTACTGGAACTCGCTTACAAGGAAGAGCGGATTTAGAAGTAATAGTGGATCTCCCCCCACCATTTTCCTTCACACCCAAGCCGATATTAGAAACCACCGGCAATGGTTTGCTCAAGAGCGTACTATTGACGGTTAAGCAAAGATTATTATATCAACTGCTAGCAGATTATCGCCACTGGGTGGTCTTACAAACAAAAGACAAACCGCTTGGTAATGATGGAGAATTACCAATCCTCAACCGTTCGTAA
- a CDS encoding transposase has translation MQLVEKHIIKRTHRFWKECDNLAFQSKHLYNSANYIQRQYFFDTGKYFNSIDIYHQTKNLEAYSFLPTKVSKQIVRTVAKAWKGWLAAIKDWSQHPDKYLGKPKIPRYKHKEHGRNVVIYPIDAISKPALNKGVIKLSQTNINLPTRAKNVDQVRIVPKLDHYVIEVVYTIDEPEKNQGKYSAGVDLGLNNLMAVTSNHPGVQPFLINGRPLKSINQFFNKRVSKAQSIEAWKQVKKLNSKRDRRIDNYLHTVSRRTIDWCQLHGISQLVIGNNKGWKQDINIGKRNNQEFTKIPHAKLIHLLTYKAQLAGIEVLLTEESYTSRASALDGDNIPVYNNQSGLKPVFSGKRIKRGLYKTSTGKTINADTNGSLNIARKLIPNFMNGIEGLPFIPVVLGLWTKITNVKC, from the coding sequence ATGCAATTAGTAGAAAAACATATAATTAAGCGGACTCATAGATTTTGGAAAGAATGCGATAATCTGGCTTTTCAGTCTAAACATCTATATAATTCAGCTAATTATATCCAGCGTCAATATTTTTTTGATACAGGTAAATATTTTAATTCAATAGATATTTATCATCAAACTAAGAATCTTGAAGCTTATAGTTTTCTACCCACTAAAGTTAGTAAGCAGATAGTTCGTACAGTTGCTAAAGCTTGGAAAGGTTGGCTAGCCGCTATAAAAGACTGGTCACAACACCCAGATAAATATTTAGGTAAACCAAAAATACCTAGATATAAACATAAGGAACATGGTAGAAATGTAGTTATCTACCCTATTGATGCTATATCAAAACCAGCACTGAACAAGGGTGTTATCAAACTATCACAAACAAACATCAACCTACCCACTAGAGCTAAAAATGTTGACCAAGTAAGGATTGTGCCTAAGCTTGATCATTATGTTATTGAAGTAGTTTACACCATTGATGAGCCTGAAAAAAATCAAGGTAAATACTCAGCAGGGGTAGACCTTGGATTGAACAATTTAATGGCTGTAACTTCAAATCATCCCGGTGTTCAACCGTTTTTGATTAATGGCAGACCTTTAAAAAGTATCAACCAGTTTTTTAATAAGAGAGTGTCAAAGGCTCAATCAATAGAAGCTTGGAAACAGGTGAAAAAATTAAATAGTAAGCGTGATAGAAGAATTGATAACTACCTACATACTGTTAGTCGTAGGACAATTGATTGGTGTCAGTTACATGGGATAAGTCAATTAGTCATCGGTAATAATAAAGGGTGGAAACAAGATATCAATATTGGTAAAAGAAATAATCAAGAATTTACCAAAATACCCCACGCTAAACTAATTCACCTGTTGACCTATAAAGCACAATTAGCTGGAATAGAAGTTTTACTGACTGAAGAGAGTTATACCTCAAGAGCTAGTGCTTTAGATGGGGACAATATACCTGTTTACAATAATCAATCAGGTCTTAAACCTGTTTTTAGTGGTAAGCGTATAAAACGTGGTTTATATAAAACTTCCACTGGTAAAACAATTAACGCTGATACCAATGGAAGTTTAAATATAGCTAGAAAACTAATCCCAAACTTTATGAATGGGATAGAGGGATTGCCGTTTATCCCTGTAGTTTTAGGACTTTGGACTAAGATTACAAACGTGAAATGCTAG
- a CDS encoding ribonuclease HII produces the protein MVETEQTAAGWSTTMVIESSWLELSALSGTSGVAGVDEVGRGALFGPVVAAAVILPNHAMSELIAAEIKDSKKLSSSRRTKLSQQICTLAVDWKIGFASTAEIDQINIFQATLLAMKRAVLKLKVQPTLCLIDGNQSVKDLLLPQQTIIKGDERSLSIASASIVAKVWRDDLVLRLASKYPMYDLERNKGYGTPRHLLALQKYGPSPLHRQSFRLCQPDKF, from the coding sequence ATCGTAGAAACAGAGCAAACGGCTGCTGGTTGGTCAACTACAATGGTAATTGAATCGAGTTGGTTGGAGTTATCCGCCTTATCAGGTACTTCGGGTGTGGCTGGGGTGGATGAGGTGGGCCGAGGTGCTTTATTTGGTCCTGTGGTTGCGGCTGCAGTGATCTTACCAAATCATGCAATGTCAGAATTGATCGCGGCTGAAATTAAAGATAGTAAAAAGCTGTCTAGTTCTCGCAGAACGAAGCTATCACAGCAAATTTGTACCTTGGCCGTTGATTGGAAAATTGGTTTTGCTTCCACTGCGGAAATTGACCAAATAAATATTTTTCAGGCGACATTATTAGCAATGAAACGGGCTGTGCTGAAATTAAAAGTGCAGCCTACTCTTTGCTTAATTGATGGTAATCAGTCAGTCAAAGACTTGCTATTACCCCAACAAACAATAATTAAGGGGGACGAGCGATCGCTGAGTATTGCCTCTGCTAGTATTGTGGCAAAAGTTTGGCGTGATGATCTGGTGCTGCGTCTAGCATCTAAGTACCCCATGTACGACCTAGAACGCAACAAGGGTTATGGTACCCCAAGACACTTGCTAGCACTGCAAAAATACGGTCCCTCACCCCTACATCGCCAGTCCTTTCGTCTTTGTCAACCAGATAAGTTTTGA